A genomic stretch from Plutella xylostella chromosome 14, ilPluXylo3.1, whole genome shotgun sequence includes:
- the LOC105389191 gene encoding leucine-rich repeat-containing protein 24, protein MSMRAAWARWYVIVVLSSCAARTASDWLDCAQIPACRCKWSSGKKTASCASADLRRPPALASDIQVLDLHDNPLRTLPQEVFSTIGLLNLQRVNLRGTKLRSIHPDAFLELRILIEVDLADNDLSNIPKDIFRGNERLRLVVLSNNPLTTLVADQFPSLPHLRMLLLDGCRLKLIHTNALRNLKALETIDLRRNQLTFLRLITFALPALKTLSLSENPWRCDCRLREFKDWFLDSTLGTEDLVCVEPSTKSGSKWRSVPSESMVCAPEVRSSTLVIRTEVGMPTTFGCWVHGVPKPQVTWLFEGVDVHNSTLDSDLEEAESEVDIDDSEDKVPGSVRWVNVTVLNVTSSAAGEWTCIAKSSAGEARAVISLVLPRYQTATARTDPGIPQVIGVVFGALGVLATLGFLGAVACWHMRRRTVPASRSFTDQEKRLLDASVVVSCDRSIAEMASPCDFEMTERSISEEPRVCGFDPVHITIEGTPGAFPPPPAEFAVPVPYGNIFISVQVAGHGEGPGGKYPDLLSGGATLPRRSRTCCAPVYDNMGPRVTATGSSTWSLPGAGAEGVDNTETPVLTLPPPPPEFVSL, encoded by the coding sequence ATGAGCATGCGAGCGGCGTGGGCTCGGTGGTACGTCATCGTTGTTCTGAGCTCTTGCGCCGCGAGGACGGCCAGCGATTGGCTGGACTGTGCCCAGATCCCCGCCTGCCGCTGCAAGTGGTCCTCGGGCAAGAAGACCGCGTCCTGTGCGTCCGCCGACCTGCGCCGCCCGCCAGCCCTCGCTAGCGACATCCAGGTGCTCGACCTGCACGACAACCCGCTGCGCACTCTGCCTCAAGAAGTCTTCTCCACCATCGGGCTCCTCAATCTACAGCGAGTCAATCTGAGAGGCACCAAGCTACGCTCCATACACCCTGACGCGTTCTTGGAACTAAGGATCCTGATCGAAGTCGATTTGGCCGATAACGACTTATCAAACATCCCGAAAGACATATTCAGAGGCAACGAAAGACTGCGCTTGGTAGTGCTCAGCAACAATCCTTTGACAACTCTAGTAGCCGACCAGTTCCCGTCTCTACCGCATTTACGAATGTTGCTTCTAGATGGATGTAGGCTCAAGTTGATTCACACTAATGCGTTGCGTAACCTGAAAGCCCTGGAGACAATAGATTTACGGAGAAATCAACTTACATTCCTACGACTAATCACATTTGCTTTGCCTGCCTTGAAGACGCTCTCTCTATCGGAAAATCCTTGGAGATGCGATTGTCGACTAAGAGAGTTCAAGGATTGGTTTTTAGACAGTACATTAGGGACGGAAGATTTAGTTTGTGTCGAACCATCCACAAAGTCAGGGAGTAAGTGGAGAAGTGTTCCGAGTGAGAGTATGGTTTGTGCGCCAGAGGTGCGTTCTAGTACGCTGGTTATTCGGACGGAAGTAGGCATGCCAACTACCTTCGGTTGCTGGGTCCACGGAGTTCCTAAACCTCAAGTGACGTGGCTATTTGAAGGCGTAGATGTACATAATAGCACACTAGATAGTGATTTAGAAGAAGCGGAATCGGAGGTAGACATTGATGATTCAGAGGATAAAGTACCGGGTAGCGTGAGGTGGGTGAACGTGACCGTGCTGAACGTGACCTCGAGTGCCGCTGGTGAATGGACCTGTATAGCTAAAAGCTCCGCAGGAGAAGCCCGAGCGGTCATCAGTTTAGTTCTGCCAAGATATCAAACGGCGACTGCCCGCACGGACCCTGGAATCCCTCAAGTAATAGGGGTAGTTTTTGGCGCACTAGGCGTGCTAGCGACCCTAGGCTTCCTAGGCGCCGTGGCTTGTTGGCACATGCGCAGACGAACGGTACCGGCGAGCCGAAGTTTCACAGACCAAGAGAAGCGATTATTAGATGCTTCAGTAGTCGTAAGTTGTGATCGTTCAATAGCCGAGATGGCATCGCCGTGCGATTTCGAGATGACGGAACGATCGATATCAGAGGAGCCAAGAGTTTGCGGGTTTGACCCCGTGCATATAACCATAGAGGGGACGCCGGGTGCATTTCCACCTCCACCAGCCGAGTTCGCCGTGCCAGTTCCTTACGGGAACATCTTCATATCTGTCCAGGTGGCTGGTCACGGGGAGGGGCCGGGGGGGAAGTACCCGGACCTGCTGAGTGGAGGGGCGACGTTGCCGCGAAGAAGTCGGACTTGCTGTGCTCCTGTGTATGACAACATGGGGCCGCGGGTGACGGCTACCGGCAGCTCCACCTGGTCCCTGCCGGGGGCGGGGGCCGAGGGGGTGGACAACACGGAGACCCCTGTGCTGACGctgcccccgccgccccccgaGTTCGTGTCGCTCTAG